The following proteins are encoded in a genomic region of Nakaseomyces glabratus chromosome J, complete sequence:
- the MKT1 gene encoding Mkt1p (CAGL0J05566g~Ortholog(s) have role in cellular response to DNA damage stimulus, interspecies interaction between organisms and P-body, cytoplasmic stress granule, cytosol, nuclear periphery, polysome localization) gives MPIKSLESYLFERSLVGSYSIESLANCTLGIDVNHYVSRLLTSKREQYLDAIGGFPTSLKLYLESDLKVYNEYNITPIFIFNGSLTHDQLENEGYFSAASKESAKAASNGATTSGPNAATNPTMRSNKETVLAQRHRAWTQWNNLVTSNQESYIDQPIQPQEPFRYTTTIDPKAYQADLISYFIEHDIMYQVAPYTSWIQLAYLFENEFIDAIYGPTDCLMLPKVDKFILGMEFPNKEFRFIEKSRVLKEFGITHEELVDISMAVGNDLQPVTLPPLQIYPVPQLFDIALEMVLNAGTNFYTYELTNPIKSEKDQYLIKYQKGYAALKFMPVLKANGRVELLSENENSDEAQKENSATHTSPGESDNEKKKSIPSASFDDPDAIPADVHDFIAQRLPHEYYFYRSIGLVTGKLFDAITTGVYPEEPPLDGGSSNSYRKLVEKSVDAFKNQEVNLLTQPINRYYQIKQIKHVKWFAPEESVQLTNRMTPSAFEKINRIIVKTDSEAPFSLLSFLQLLSTSDNLGDKFISNEVIFPASVNHEKKLHSAFDLLATCFLRTLVVLGFFDCNISKKELTPTKWGEVLMKLPELQVSKDYIEPIFILMVFLKLDVLELGKDTVPSTTSALSEATLRSYPDASQHILIIARILTLFQIKQKPSNYHGPIDKKTLVFRDHLAFVKENLNELFEAITVSSLTSGEFDRLNLDNFNWKKSVVRSMPFKLDTPNTIMAMMWEFFLQKYLHNGNAKADALSLVATDFSTYKSTPDLDEKFQESLEFLQQVKAVAKELANNNLIKASDASLLSAATDFAISAYSSS, from the coding sequence atGCCAATCAAATCATTAGAGTCTTACTTGTTTGAGAGATCTTTGGTGGGCTCCTATTCCATAGAGAGCTTAGCCAATTGCACTCTAGGTATTGATGTTAACCACTATGTGTCAAGGTTACTTACCAGCAAGAGGGAGCAGTACTTGGATGCAATTGGGGGTTTTCCCACTAGCTTAAAGCTGTACTTGGAAAGCGATTTGAAAGTTTACAATGAGTATAATATCACCccaattttcattttcaatggGTCGTTGACTCATGATCAATTGGAGAATGAAGGTTATTTCTCAGCTGCGTCAAAGGAGTCTGCTAAAGCTGCATCTAATGGTGCGACAACTTCAGGTCCAAATGCTGCGACTAACCCAACAATGCGCTCAAACAAGGAGACTGTCCTGGCCCAGAGACATAGAGCTTGGACTCAGTGGAACAACCTTGTTACCAGCAACCAAGAGTCATACATTGACCAACCAATCCAGCCACAAGAACCATTTAGATATACAACTACAATCGATCCAAAGGCATATCAAGCAGATCTTATTTCTTACTTTATCGAACACGATATAATGTACCAAGTTGCACCATATACTTCATGGATTCAACTTGCATATCTATTTGAGAATGAGTTCATCGATGCTATTTACGGCCCAACAGACTGTCTAATGCTTCCAAAGGTAGACAAGTTTATCTTAGGTATGGAATTCCCAAATAAAGAGTTTAgatttattgaaaagtCAAGAGTCCTAAAGGAGTTTGGCATTACTCATGAGGAGTTAGTTGACATTTCCATGGCTGTTGGAAATGACTTGCAACCAGTCACATTACCTCCATTGCAAATCTATCCTGTTCCACaactttttgatattgctTTGGAAATGGTTTTGAATGCAGGGACAAATTTCTACACATATGAATTAACCAATCCTATCAAATCCGAAAAAGATCAATATTTGATTAAATATCAAAAGGGCTACGCAGCCTTGAAGTTTATGCCTGTCTTGAAAGCGAACGGTAGAGTGGAACTTTTGAGTGAGAATGAGAATTCTGATGAAGcccaaaaagaaaattcgGCTACACACACTTCCCCAGGTGAATCcgataatgaaaagaagaaaagtatCCCCAGTGCTTCATTTGATGATCCTGACGCAATTCCTGCTGATGTTCACGATTTTATTGCTCAAAGATTGCCACATGAGTATTACTTTTACCGTTCCATTGGTTTGGTTACAGGAAAGTTGTTTGATGCGATTACAACTGGAGTTTATCCAGAAGAGCCACCATTGGATGGTGGCTCTTCCAATTCATACAGAAAGCTTGTCGAAAAATCCGTTGATGCCTTTAAGAATCAAGAGGTAAACTTGCTTACTCAACCAATTAACAGATACTACCAGATCAAACAAATTAAACATGTCAAATGGTTTGCCCCAGAGGAAAGCGTTCAATTGACCAATAGAATGACACCTTCagcttttgaaaaaattaatcGAATAATAGTGAAAACTGATAGTGAAGCTCCATTTTCACTACTATCATTTTTACAATTGTTGTCAACTTCAGACAATTTAGGTGACAAATTTATCTCAAATGAAGTTATTTTCCCTGCATCAGTGAATCATGAAAAGAAACTACACAGCGCTTTTGATTTGCTTGCGACATGTTTTTTGAGAACATTAGTTGTTCTAGGGTTCTTTGATTGTAACATATCGAAGAAGGAATTAACTCCAACAAAATGGGGTGAGGTCTTGATGAAATTACCAGAACTACAGGTATCCAAGGACTACATCGAAccaattttcattttgatgGTGTTCTTAAAACTAGATGTGCTTGAACTAGGAAAAGATACTGTACCATCTACCACTTCAGCACTATCTGAAGCCACACTAAGATCGTATCCAGATGCTTCACAACATATTTTAATAATAGCCAGAATCTTAACACTATTCCAGATTAAACAAAAGCCATCTAACTACCATGGTCCAATAGATAAGAAGACACTTGTTTTCAGAGATCACCTGGCATTTGTTAAAGAGAATCTGAATGAACTGTTTGAAGCAATAACCGTTTCCTCATTAACATCTGGTGAATTTGATAGATTAAACCTAGATAATTTTAACTGGAAAAAGTCTGTTGTGAGAAGTATGCCATTTAAACTAGACACACCAAATACCATAATGGCTATGATGTGGGAGTtctttttgcaaaaatatcttCACAATGGCAATGCCAAAGCGGACGCGTTGTCATTGGTGGCTACTGATTTCAGTACTTACAAGTCCACTCCAGACCTTGATGAAAAATTCCAAGAATCTTTAGAATTCTTACAACAGGTTAAAGCAGTTGCAAAAGAACTGGCAAATAACAATCTAATAAAAGCCTCTGATGCATCACTACTATCAGCTGCTACAGATTTTGCTATATCTGCTTATTCATCTTCctaa
- the TOP2 gene encoding DNA topoisomerase 2 (CAGL0J05610g~DNA topoisomerase II), with translation MSEPKTASERYQKISQLEHILKRPDTYIGSVEIQEQEQWIYDEETDCMIDKTVNIVPGLFKIFDEILVNAADNKVRDPSMKRIDVTINPEENFIEVRNDGKGIPIEIHEKEKIYIPELIFGHLLTSSNYDDDEKKVTGGRNGYGAKLCNIFSTEFTLETADPKNGRKYVQTWENNMNVCHPPKITSYKKGPSYTKVAFKPDLSRFGMESLDSDILGVMRRRVYDINGSVRDVNVYLNGKPLKIRNFKNYVELYLKSLEKMRKMDNGESDTTPSNIPTILYERVSDRWEIAFAVSDISFKQVSFVNSIATTTGGTHVNYIADQIVRKVSDILKKKKKNIKPYQIKNNMFIFINCLIENPAFTSQTKEQLTTRVKDFGSRCDISSDYINKIMKTDLATKIFEIADENANNALKKSDGSRKSRITDYPKLEDANKAGTKDGYKCTLILTEGDSALSLAVAGLAVVGRDYYGCYPLRGKMLNVREATADQILKNAEIQAIKKIMGLQHRKKYEDTKSLRYGHLMIMTDQDHDGSHIKGLIINFIETSFPGLLDIPGFLIEFITPIVKVTITKPIKKVISFFNLPDYEKWREEESHKYSWKQKYYKGLGTSTSPEIIEYFSNLDTHLKKFHALQGDDKDLIDLAFSKKKADDRKEWLRQYEPGTVLDPTLNEIPISDFINKELILFSLADNVRSIPSVLDGFKPGQRKVLYTCFKKNLTTEKKVANLAPAVSDYTAYHHGEQALVQTIIGMAQNFVGTNNIYFLKPNGAFGTRATGGKDAAAARYIYTELNKIARKVFHPADDPLFRYVQEDEKTVEPEWYLPVVPMVLINGAEGIGTGWSTSIPPFNPLDVVNNIRHLLNDEEMDDMHPWFRGWTGTMEKIESQRYRMYGRIEQVGPNTLEITELPARTWTSTIKEHLLLGLGGSEKVKPWIKDMEEQHAETIKFIIKLTDEEMTKTRKLGFYERFKLISPISLQNMVAFDYRGKIKKYDHVHEILKDFYEVRLEYYQKRKDYMTGRLQWEAEKLSFQVKFIKMIIDKSLIVTNKPKKQLISELEELGFPRINKEGKPHFGKIDEEVEAIISEDEDEDLEESEEATRKKDKDDESTVNGPEELFGTYEYLLGLKIWSLTKERYEKLLKQKQEKETELENLLKLSAKDLWNNDLDDFLTAYEDFQKMDLFLRNSAVPKTKGGKRKRKGGDDDDYDPSGKKKPARRIKKIKKEDDFDRILIKPQAKIKAKRPVKVKVEPPSSAASTPSVKEELGVSDVTSNASTPSTTIFDQKVKQENSDESGISAFSSKFNKIASAFDEDAPLDQITSEDTSVKESSAPAAKKKAPPKRKAKVVESSEDELSDANLSEQDDEEVVPVRRQRSSRQTAKKSYAEPIEISDEEDFIDDDEDEEVDSDESFNDE, from the coding sequence ATGAGTGAACCTAAAACCGCTTCTGAAAGATATCAGAAGATATCTCAGTTAGAGCATATTCTTAAGAGACCCGATACATATATTGGATCTGTAGaaatacaagaacaagagcaGTGGATTTATGATGAGGAAACTGATTGTATGATTGACAAGACCGTGAATATTGTTCCAGGTCTATTTAAAATCTTCGATGAAATTCTAGTGAATGCAGCTGATAATAAGGTACGTGATCCCTCAATGAAAAGGATTGATGTTACCATCAACCCTGAGGAAAACTTCATTGAAGTTAGAAACGATGGTAAAGGTATCCCAATTGAAATTCATGAAAAGGAGAAGATCTATATTCCAGAACTAATTTTTGGACACTTGTTGACGTCTTCTAattatgatgatgatgaaaaaaaggTCACTGGTGGTAGAAACGGTTACGGTGCCAAATTGTGTAATATATTCTCAACAGAGTTTACTTTGGAGACAGCAGACCCCAAAAATGGCCGTAAGTATGTTCAGACGTGGGAAAACAATATGAATGTGTGTCATCCGCCTAAGATTACCTCTTATAAGAAAGGTCCATCGTATACTAAAGTAGCATTTAAGCCTGACTTGAGCAGATTTGGTATGGAGTCACTAGACAGTGATATATTGGGTGTGATGCGTCGTCGTGTTTATGATATTAACGGTTCTGTACGTGATGTTAATGTTTACCTGAATGGAAAACCATTGAAGATAAGGAATTTCAAGAACTACGTGGAATTGTATTTGAAGTCATTAGAAAAGATGAGGAAAATGGACAATGGTGAATCAGACACTACTCCAAGTAATATTCCAACTATTTTATATGAACGTGTCAGTGACAGATGGGAAATAGCCTTTGCAGTCTCCgatatttctttcaagcAGGTTTCATTTGTTAACTCAATTGCTACAACAACGGGTGGTACTCATGTTAATTATATTGCTGATCAAATCGTCAGAAAAGTTTCTGATATCcttaagaagaagaagaaaaatattaagCCATATCAAATCAAGAATAACATGTTCATATTTATCAACTGTCTAATTGAAAATCCTGCATTCACATCGCAAACAAAAGAGCAACTGACCACAAGAGTTAAAGATTTTGGATCAAGGTGTGATATTAGTAGCGActatatcaataaaattatgAAAACTGATTTAGCCACAaagatttttgaaattgctGATGAGAATGCTAATAATGCACTAAAGAAATCAGATGGTTCCAGGAAGTCAAGAATTACTGATTATCCAAAATTAGAAGATGCCAATAAAGCAGGTACTAAAGATGGTTACAAATGTACGCTTATTTTGACAGAGGGTGACTCTGCCTTGTCCTTAGCAGTTGCTGGTTTAGCTGTTGTTGGTAGAGATTACTACGGTTGTTATCCGCTAAGAGGTAAAATGTTAAATGTTAGAGAGGCCACTGCAGATCAGATTCTAAAAAATGCTGAAATTCAGGCCATAAAAAAGATCATGGGTCTTCAACACAGAAAGAAGTATGAAGATACGAAATCACTAAGATATGGGCACTTGATGATTATGACAGATCAAGATCATGACGGTTCACATATCAAGGGTTTGATTATCAACTTTATTGAGACATCTTTTCCTGGTTTGCTAGATATTCCTGGTTTCTTAATTGAGTTCATCACTCCAATTGTCAAAGTGACTATCACCAAGCCAATCAAAAAGGTAATCTCGTTTTTCAATCTTCCAGATTATGAAAAATGGAGAGAAGAAGAGTCTCATAAGTACAGTTGGAAGCAGAAGTACTACAAGGGTTTAGGTACCTCCACAAGTCCagaaattattgaatatttttctaATCTAGATACgcatttgaaaaagtttcATGCTTTACAAGGGGATGATAAGGACCTCATAGACTTGGCATTctcaaagaagaaagctgATGATAGAAAAGAATGGCTACGTCAATATGAGCCTGGTACAGTCTTGGACCCAACTCTAAATGAAATTCCAATAAgtgattttattaataaagaGTTGATTTTATTCTCTTTGGCGGACAATGTTAGATCTATTCCTAGTGTACTTGATGGTTTTAAACCTGGTCAAAGAAAGGTTTTGTATACTTGTTTCAAGAAGAATCTAACTACAGAAAAGAAGGTTGCTAATTTAGCTCCAGCTGTCAGTGATTACACTGCTTATCATCATGGTGAACAGGCCCTTGTTCAAACTATTATTGGTATGGCTCAAAATTTTGTTGGTACTAATAAcatatatttcttgaagcCGAATGGTGCCTTTGGTACAAGAGCTACTGGTGGTAAGGATGCTGCTGCTGCAAGATATATCTACACTGAGCTGAATAAAATTGCGAGAAAAGTATTCCATCCTGCTGATGATCCTCTTTTCCGCTATgttcaagaagatgaaaagacTGTTGAGCCTGAGTGGTATCTTCCAGTCGTACCAATGGTGCTAATTAATGGTGCAGAAGGTATTGGTACTGGTTGGAGTACCAGTATTCCTCCATTTAATCCTCTAGATGTTGTTAACAATATCAGGCATTTATtgaatgatgaagaaatggATGATATGCACCCATGGTTTAGAGGTTGGACTGGTACAATGGAAAAAATTGAGTCACAGAGATACAGGATGTATGGTAGAATTGAACAAGTTGGTCCAAATACACTTGAAATTACTGAACTTCCTGCTAGAACTTGGACTTCTACCATTAAGGAGCATCTATTGCTAGGTTTAGGTGGTAGTGAAAAGGTTAAGCCTTGGATCAAAGATATGGAGGAACAGCACGCTGAAACTATCAAGTTTATAATTAAATTGacagatgaagaaatgaCTAAAACTAGAAAACTTGGATTTTATGAAAGATTTAAACTGATATCGCCAATTAGTCTACAAAATATGGTCGCCTTTGACTACAGAGGTaagatcaagaaatatGATCATGTTCATGAAATTTTAAAAGATTTCTATGAGGTTAGAttagaatattatcaaaagagAAAGGATTATATGACAGGTAGATTACAATGGGAGGCTGAAAAATTGTCTTTCCAAGTTAAATTTATCAAGATGATCATTGATAAATCTCTAATTGTCACAAATAAACCAAAGAAGCAATTGATATCCGAACTTGAGGAATTAGGTTTCCCTAGAATCAATAAAGAAGGAAAACCACACTTCGGTAagattgatgaagaagttgaagctATAATTAGtgaagacgaagatgaGGACTTGGAAGAGAGTGAAGAAGCTACTAGAAAGAAGGACAAGGACGATGAAAGTACTGTTAATGGGCCTGAAGAACTCTTTGGTACTTATGAATACCTGTTAGGTTTAAAGATTTGGTCTTTAACAAAAGAACGTTACGAAAAACTTTTGAAGCAGaagcaagaaaaagaaactgagCTCGAAAATCTGTTGAAACTTTCTGCCAAGGATCTATGGAATAATGACTTGGATGACTTTTTGACTGCGTATGAGGACTTCCAAAAAATGGACTTGTTCTTGCGTAACAGTGCTGttccaaaaacaaaaggtgggaaaaggaagagaaaaggTGGTGATGACGATGACTATGATCCATCGGGTAAGAAGAAACCTGCAAGAAGAATTAAGAAAATTAAGAAGGAAGACGATTTCGATAGAATTTTGATCAAACCTCAGGCGAAGATAAAGGCTAAGAGGCCCGTTAAAGTAAAGGTCGAACCACCATCTTCAGCTGCATCAACACCCAGCGtaaaagaagaacttggGGTTTCAGATGTAACGAGTAACGCTTCTACCCCATCAACTACTATATTTGATCAAAAGGTCAAACAAGAGAATAGTGACGAGAGTGGAATAAGCGCATTTTCTAGTAAGTTCAACAAGATCGCTTCAGcctttgatgaagatgcaCCATTAGATCAAATTACGTCAGAGGATACCTCTGTAAAGGAATCAAGTGCTCCTgcagcaaagaaaaaagctCCACCCAAGAGAAAAGCCAAAGTAGTCGAATCTTCTGAAGACGAACTCTCTGATGCAAACTTGTCAGAGCAagacgatgaagaagtcGTACCAGTCAGAAGACAAAGGTCCTCTAGACAGACAGCAAAGAAGTCATATGCTGAGCCTATAGAGATATcggatgaagaagatttcattgacgatgatgaggatgaagaagttgactCTGATGAATCTTTCAATGATGAATGA
- the SNN1 gene encoding Snn1p (CAGL0J05588g~Ortholog(s) have role in endosome organization, regulation of protein localization and BLOC-1 complex, endosome localization): MSDNSEVQGIHPVELSVYSLVSSDLDNLYQAINELRESQALLILKLRTVRDSLRLENELLFDSNEYKAQFKEVNNLQKRLQKITLRLKDLERRSSQLTTSS, translated from the coding sequence ATGTCTGATAACAGTGAAGTACAAGGTATACATCCAGTCGAGTTAAGTGTGTATTCGTTGGTTTCATCAGACCTGGATAATCTATACCAAGCAATCAACGAACTGCGAGAGTCCCAAGCACTACTGATCTTAAAGTTGCGGACTGTAAGAGACTCGTTAAGGCTGGAGAACGAGCTCTTGTTTGACTCCAACGAATATAAAGCCCAATTTAAAGAGGTAAACAATCTGCAGAAACGGTTACAAAAGATAACTTTACGCTTGAAAGATCTTGAGAGAAGATCCAGTCAATTAACTACCAGCTCGTGA
- the END3 gene encoding End3p (CAGL0J05544g~Ortholog(s) have protein binding, bridging activity, role in ascospore wall assembly, endocytosis and cell periphery, mating projection tip localization) translates to MPKLEQFEIKKYWQIFSGLKPVENKVSHDQVLPILYNSKLDSSILNKIWFLADIDDDDNLDFEEFVICMRLIFDMVNKNIDSVPDELPEWLVPGSKAKLIKERQKAKQQENAEIPRQEVPDVDWYISPEDKTYYEKILSTCGPMADGTVTFAELSLALKSKFFNIGVSDMERTWKLINPRDLPSIDRDPAMYFIHCLRQRNDIGTSIPSELPPALAEVCNKQRVEYDLSSKQADLKRLDTKEPTKNDVTKLGDELDRLEHSLENLTTGSTSSTLQGTIKMSKESLNQFKGLLAFMENDLNHPNPDSNANVKYVTDDLDNIDQQVQMLETYLQQKRQELGSLKAEVGST, encoded by the coding sequence ATGCCTAAGTTAGAGCAGTTTGAGATCAAGAAGTATTGGCAGATTTTCTCCGGTTTGAAGCCGGTTGAGAACAAAGTAAGCCACGATCAGGTGTTGCCCATTCTTTACAATTCGAAGCTGGATTCTTCGATATTGAACAAGATATGGTTTCTTGCCGATATTGATGACGATGATAACCTTGATTTTGAGGAATTTGTGATCTGTATGAGGttaatttttgatatggTAAATAAGAACATTGATTCTGTTCCTGATGAACTCCCTGAATGGTTAGTTCCGGGAAGCAAAGCTAAGTTGATTAAGGAAAGACAGAAAGCTAAGCAACAAGAGAATGCTGAGATTCCAAGACAAGAAGTTCCAGATGTTGACTGGTATATATCACCAGAGGATAAGACATACTATGAAAAGATACTATCCACATGTGGACCAATGGCGGATGGTACTGTCACTTTTGCGGAGTTAAGCCTGGCTTTGAAGTCaaagtttttcaatattggTGTAAGCGATATGGAAAGGACTTGGAAGTTGATAAACCCTAGGGATTTACCATCCATTGATAGGGATCCAGCTATGTATTTTATCCATTGCCTAAGACAACGCAATGATATTGGAACATCAATTCCATCAGAATTACCACCTGCATTGGCAGAAGTGTGCAATAAGCAAAGAGTTGAATATGACCTGTCCTCTAAACAAGCCGACTTAAAGAGACTAGACACAAAGGAACCCACAAAGAATGATGTGACAAAACTGGGCGACGAATTGGATCGTTTGGAGCACAGCCTTGAGAATTTAACCACTGGAAGTACATCCTCAACATTACAAGGTACAATTAAAATGAGTAAAGAATCGTTAAATCAGTTTAAGGGTTTGTTAGCATTCATGGAAAATGATTTGAACCATCCAAACCCAGATAGTAATGCTAATGTAAAATATGTCACAGATGATCTAGATAACATTGATCAACAAGTACAGATGTTAGAGACCTACTTGCAACAAAAAAGGCAAGAACTTGGATCACTGAAGGCAGAAGTTGGTTCTACGTAG